In Microvirga sp. 17 mud 1-3, the genomic window TCCCGTCTTCGTGGACGAGGGGGAGATGGGCCAGGAACCGCCGCTGCTCCGGATCGAGCCGTTCCCGGGTCCAGCGGATCGCCTCCCGGGCGACGGAATTCATATCCACATCCGACCCGTCGACGGCGACGTCATGGTTGCCGCGCAGCGCGACGGCGCCCTTGTCCACGAGATCCCTGACCGTATCGACGACCCAGGCGGGATCGGCGCCGTAGCCCACATAATCGCCGAGGAGGACGAAGCGATCGGCCGCCTGCTGGCGCGCATGGTCGAGGCAGGCCGAGAGGGCCTCGCGGTTGCCGTGGATATCGGTGAGGATGGCGACGAGCATGGGGGCACTACAACCCCAAACCGGCGCGGCCGACAACCTAGCCGAAGGATGGCCTGTCGGCCCCTGGACAAGCCGCCAGACGCATCGGCCTTACCCCCTCAGGGCCTGCAGGACCTTGGCGCCGGGGCGGCCGCGCTGCTCGAGGCCGATCTGGCGTTCCACGTCCTTGATCGCCTCGCGGGTCTTGCTGCCGATCTTGCCGTCCGGCTCGCCCACGTCGTAGCCGCGGGCCGTGAGGAGGCGCTGCAGCTCCCGGCGCTGGGCGCGGGAGAGCGGCGGGTCGTCCGTCGGCCAGGCGGTGCGGATGCCGGGCAGGCCCTTCAGTCGGTCGCCCAGGAGCGCGATGGCGAGGCCGTAGGATTCGGCGGCATTATAGGAATACACCGCGTCGAAATTCTTGGTGACCAGGAAGGCGGGGCCGTTCACGCCCGCCGGGACGATGATGCCAGCCTGATAATTGCCCGAGAGTGGGCGCCCGTCCACGCGGGTGACGCCCATGGCGGCCCAGGCGGAAACCGCCCGCTTCTTCTTGCGGCCCGCAAGGCCGGAATTGAACCCGGCCGGCAGGCGCACCTCGTAGCCCCAGGGCAGGCTGTTGGACCAGCCGGCCTTCTTGAGGAAGTTCGCCGTGGACGCCACCGCGTCCGGCACGGAGGTCATGATGTCCCGATGGCCGTCCCCGTCCCCGTCCACCGCGAGGCGCTGGAACGTGGAGGGCATGAACTGGGTGTGTCCGAAGGCGCCTGCCCAGGAGCCGCGCAGGTTGTCCGGGTCGATATCCCCGTCCTGAACGATCTTGAGGGTCGCCATCAGTTCGCCGGTGAAATATTCCCGCCGGCGCGGCGCGTAGCAGGCGAGCGTCGAGAGCGACTGCACCAGGGGCCGCCCGCCGATATCCTTGCCGAAATTGGATTCCACGCCCCAGACGCCCGCGATCACGTGGCGGTCGACCCCGAAGCGGGCCTCGGCGGCCGCGAGGGCCTGTCCCCACTGGCGCATGGCGGCCTTGCCGTCCTGCACCCGCTCGTCGTCCACCAGGGCCGCGAGGTAGTCCCAGATGGGCGTCTTGAACTCGGGCTGGTTGTCCATGAGCTCGAGGATCTTCAGATCCGGCTCGATGCCCCGGGTCGCCCGGTCGAAGGCCTGGCCGGACACGCCCTTGGCGGCCGCCTGGGCGCGCAGGGACGACAGGCAGGAGCGGAAATCCCCCTGGGCCAGGGTCGGCGTCGCGACGGCCAGTCCGAGGAGAGCGAGAAGCGTGGGAGCAGCGATCCGGGTCATGCCCCCCAGTGTGCGGGCAATTTGGTTAATATTGGGCAAAGGCCGTCCCGGCGGACGTTTGGGCCGCGCGGACGGGTGGAGGAAGGGATATGGAGCGGGCGGACGGGGAGCAGGGTCGGGGCCAATCCGTCTTGCGTCCTTTTGCCCACCCCCTTCGGATGCCCGATCCCTTATAAAGCCAGGCTTCCGCGCCCGGGAGCACCGCGCCGTTAACGGCCCGTTAACCCTGCCGGGCGGAGATTTCATTATTGGCATTTTTCCGTTCCACCGTTCCATGAGCGACCTTCTCGTCAGTATCCGCCACGCTAAGACCTCCGACGCCGAGGCCTTGTCCCACGTGTTCGAATCCGCCTGGCGGGAGGCCTACCGGGGAATCATCCCCGGCCTCGCCCTGGAGAAGATGCTGACCCGGCGCGGTCCGCGCTGGTGGCGCTCCACGGTGACGCGGGGACGCCCCCTGGTGGTGATCGATCCCGGCCAGGGGGTCGCGGGCTACGTCTCCTATGGCCGCTGC contains:
- a CDS encoding lytic murein transglycosylase, whose protein sequence is MTRIAAPTLLALLGLAVATPTLAQGDFRSCLSSLRAQAAAKGVSGQAFDRATRGIEPDLKILELMDNQPEFKTPIWDYLAALVDDERVQDGKAAMRQWGQALAAAEARFGVDRHVIAGVWGVESNFGKDIGGRPLVQSLSTLACYAPRRREYFTGELMATLKIVQDGDIDPDNLRGSWAGAFGHTQFMPSTFQRLAVDGDGDGHRDIMTSVPDAVASTANFLKKAGWSNSLPWGYEVRLPAGFNSGLAGRKKKRAVSAWAAMGVTRVDGRPLSGNYQAGIIVPAGVNGPAFLVTKNFDAVYSYNAAESYGLAIALLGDRLKGLPGIRTAWPTDDPPLSRAQRRELQRLLTARGYDVGEPDGKIGSKTREAIKDVERQIGLEQRGRPGAKVLQALRG